GTGCCGGGCCCTTTTGGGCAGGTGCTCCGGAAAGTCGCCCGCCGGGCGGGAGGGGAACATGCGGCCGGGCCCTGACCCGCAGGCGTACACCGGGGCGGGTCAGGGCCGGGCAGGAGCAGGCGGGCGGGCCCGGCCACGAGTAGACGGGCAGGTGCGGGCGCTACCGGGTGTGGCCGTCGCCGGTGACGATGTACTTCGTGGAGGTCAGCTCCGGCAGCCCCATCGGGCCCCGGGCGTGCAGCTTCTGGGTGGAGATGCCGATCTCGGCGCCGAAGCCGAACTGGCCGCCGTCCGTGAAGCGGGTGGAGGCGTTGACGGCGACCGTGGTCGAATCGACCAGCTGCGTGAAGCGGCGGGCCGCCGCCTGCGAGGTGGTGACGATCGCCTCGGTGTGGCCGGAGGACCAGAGCCGGATGTGCGCCACCGCCGCGTCCAGCGAGTCGACGACCGCCGCCGCGATGTCGTACGAGAGGTATTCGGTCTCCCAGTCCTCCGTCGTCGCCGCGACCACGGTGGCCTTGGTCCCCTCGGCGTGGGCGAGGACCTGCTCGTCGCCGTGGACGGTCACCCCGGCCTCGGCCAGGGCGTCCAGGGCGAGCGGCAGGAAGGCGTCGGCGACGTCCTTGTGGACGAGCAGGGTCTCGGCGGAGTTGCAGACGCTGGGGCGCTGGGCCTTGGAGTTGATCAGGATGTCGACGGCCATGGCCAGGTCCGTCTCCGCGTCGACGTACACATGGCAGTTGCCGGTGCCGGTCTCGATGACGGGGACCGTGGACTCCTCGACGACCGTACGGATCAGGGAGGCGCCGCCGCGCGGGATGAGGACGTCGACCAGGCCGCGGGCCCGCATCAGCTCCCGTACGGAGTCGCGGCTCTCGCCGGGGACGAGCTGCACCGCGTCGGCGGGGAGGCCCGAGCCGCCGACCGCGTCGCGCAGGACCCGGACCAGGGCGGTGTTGGAGGCGTAGGCGGAGGAGGAGCCGCGCAGCAGGACCGCGTTGCCGGACTTCAGGCAGAGGGCGGCGGCGTCCACGGTGACGTTGGGGCGGGCCTCGTAGATGATGCCGACCACGCCGAGCGGGACGCGGACCTGGCGCAGGTCGATGCCGTTGGGCAGCGTGGAGCCGCGCACCACCTCGCCGACCGGGTCGGGCAGTGCGGCCACGTCCCGGACGTCGGCGGCGATGGCGCGGATGCGCTCCGGGGTGAGGGTGAGCCGGTCGATGATGCCCTCGCTCGTACCGGCCTCGCGGGCCCGCTCCACGTCCTGCGCGTTGGCCTCGACGATCTCGGCGGTCCGTACTTCGAGGGCGTCGGCGATGGCCAGCAGCGCGTCGTCCTTGGCAGCGCGCGGAAGTGGCGCGATATCTGCGGCGGCGGCGCGGGCCCGGTAGGCGGTCTGCGCGACCGGGGACAGGTTGTCGTAGGGCGAGAGCGTGGTCATGCCCGCAGAGTAATGCGCACTCTGCGGGCATACG
This DNA window, taken from Streptomyces griseus subsp. griseus, encodes the following:
- a CDS encoding glutamate-5-semialdehyde dehydrogenase, which codes for MTTLSPYDNLSPVAQTAYRARAAAADIAPLPRAAKDDALLAIADALEVRTAEIVEANAQDVERAREAGTSEGIIDRLTLTPERIRAIAADVRDVAALPDPVGEVVRGSTLPNGIDLRQVRVPLGVVGIIYEARPNVTVDAAALCLKSGNAVLLRGSSSAYASNTALVRVLRDAVGGSGLPADAVQLVPGESRDSVRELMRARGLVDVLIPRGGASLIRTVVEESTVPVIETGTGNCHVYVDAETDLAMAVDILINSKAQRPSVCNSAETLLVHKDVADAFLPLALDALAEAGVTVHGDEQVLAHAEGTKATVVAATTEDWETEYLSYDIAAAVVDSLDAAVAHIRLWSSGHTEAIVTTSQAAARRFTQLVDSTTVAVNASTRFTDGGQFGFGAEIGISTQKLHARGPMGLPELTSTKYIVTGDGHTR